A region of Alteromonadaceae bacterium 2753L.S.0a.02 DNA encodes the following proteins:
- a CDS encoding peroxiredoxin codes for MTVKRKFLKTILVTLVTTASLALAGGATAASSGGPAKDFTLKANNGKNIRLSDLRGQVVMLNFWASWCGPCRQEMPLLDKLYKKYSSAGFSLLGVNVEADPKEADALLKEIPVSFPVLYDTTSKVSEAYKVDAMPSSVLIDCDGKVSYLHKGYKPGDEKVYKKRVKDLIRSCSM; via the coding sequence ATGACTGTAAAACGTAAATTTCTAAAAACAATATTGGTTACCCTGGTAACAACTGCGAGCCTCGCGCTGGCTGGCGGAGCCACAGCTGCCAGTTCCGGCGGCCCGGCTAAAGACTTCACATTAAAAGCCAACAACGGAAAAAATATTCGCCTCAGCGATTTGCGTGGTCAGGTGGTAATGTTGAATTTCTGGGCTTCCTGGTGCGGGCCCTGCCGTCAAGAAATGCCTCTATTGGATAAGCTTTACAAAAAATATTCATCAGCAGGTTTTTCCCTGCTTGGCGTAAACGTGGAGGCCGACCCCAAAGAAGCCGACGCGCTGCTAAAAGAAATTCCGGTTAGCTTTCCGGTTCTGTACGACACCACCAGTAAAGTGAGTGAAGCCTATAAAGTAGATGCGATGCCCAGTTCGGTACTTATCGATTGCGATGGCAAAGTGAGTTACTTGCATAAAGGCTATAAACCTGGCGACGAGAAAGTTTATAAAAAACGTGTGAAGGATTTAATTCGCTCATGCAGTATGTAA
- a CDS encoding outer membrane beta-barrel protein, whose product MESRFQRIFLIILALFLATTAYAQEENSESDGETVLDAVINPDIERRNIDEDLIDAENFEAGIFAGVMSVEDFGTNNVYGVRFAYHVTEDLFLELTTGETNTSPTSYEILSGGSELLTKEQRRLLYYNMSLGWNILPGEVFIGKYAFNSAYYIIGGAGNTMFADNEYFTYNFGGGFRLFLNDWLAFRLDVRNHLFTHNILGEDKAVQNLETHLGLSLFF is encoded by the coding sequence ATGGAAAGCCGGTTTCAGCGTATTTTTCTAATTATTCTGGCTTTGTTTTTGGCCACCACTGCATACGCGCAGGAAGAAAACAGCGAAAGCGACGGCGAAACTGTACTCGATGCAGTTATTAACCCCGATATCGAACGTCGCAACATTGATGAAGATCTTATCGATGCCGAAAACTTTGAAGCCGGTATATTTGCAGGCGTGATGAGTGTTGAAGATTTTGGCACTAACAATGTGTACGGCGTTCGTTTCGCCTACCATGTAACCGAAGACTTATTTTTGGAGTTGACCACGGGCGAAACCAATACCAGCCCCACCAGTTACGAAATTCTCAGTGGCGGCAGCGAGTTACTCACCAAAGAGCAGCGCCGTTTGTTGTATTACAACATGTCACTTGGCTGGAATATTTTACCGGGCGAAGTATTTATAGGTAAATATGCGTTTAATTCGGCGTACTACATTATTGGTGGCGCCGGCAATACCATGTTCGCTGATAACGAATATTTCACGTATAACTTTGGCGGCGGCTTTCGTTTGTTTTTAAACGACTGGTTAGCCTTTCGCCTCGATGTGCGGAATCATTTGTTCACGCACAATATTCTCGGTGAAGACAAAGCCGTGCAAAATCTTGAAACTCATTTAGGCCTGTCGTTATTTTTCTAA
- a CDS encoding SH3 domain-containing protein, translating to MDLMKHHCQRILLFLCLALTAASSYGKEKGVDVVVTDAYAEVHTGPGRGHPVFHVIEKGETVHLFKRHTDWYRARTKEGKVGWIHRDELRNTLGTGGEIIEFNEVDREQYRKRKWELGVGGGTFSGSRAFHMYMGYHLTQNLSTELRFTQAFGSFSNSKLLAANIVHEPFPQWNVSPFFTLGSGVTRISPSSDIVQTEDRENSVLTVGGGFLFYVSRSFMFRLEYNDHTLLTQRENNEEVDEWKAGFSVFF from the coding sequence ATGGATTTAATGAAACATCATTGTCAGCGCATATTGCTGTTTTTATGTTTGGCACTTACTGCCGCCAGTAGCTATGGCAAGGAAAAAGGGGTCGACGTTGTCGTCACCGATGCCTACGCTGAAGTGCATACCGGCCCGGGGCGCGGTCATCCGGTATTTCATGTTATTGAAAAAGGTGAGACCGTACATTTATTCAAGCGCCATACAGACTGGTACCGCGCACGCACCAAAGAAGGCAAAGTGGGCTGGATTCATCGCGACGAATTACGCAACACCTTGGGCACTGGCGGCGAAATAATCGAATTTAACGAAGTCGATCGCGAACAATATCGCAAGCGGAAGTGGGAACTCGGTGTCGGCGGTGGAACCTTCTCCGGATCACGGGCGTTTCACATGTACATGGGCTACCACCTCACCCAAAACCTGTCCACCGAATTGCGTTTTACCCAGGCGTTCGGTTCATTCTCCAACAGTAAACTGCTGGCGGCGAATATAGTGCACGAGCCTTTCCCGCAGTGGAACGTTTCGCCCTTCTTTACCCTCGGCAGTGGTGTTACACGCATCAGCCCCAGTTCCGATATTGTGCAAACTGAAGACCGCGAAAACAGCGTACTCACCGTAGGTGGCGGCTTTCTGTTTTACGTTTCCCGCAGTTTTATGTTCCGTCTCGAATATAACGATCACACTTTGCTCACCCAGCGCGAAAATAACGAAGAGGTTGACGAATGGAAAGCCGGTTTCAGCGTATTTTTCTAA
- a CDS encoding WD40 repeat protein, whose amino-acid sequence MKKQGLIFLGIASLALLSGCDVSNSGGGGESQAPDPVVVDFPIAYIERPLPRDEDGLFVPSDVLDITAFNPGARLIFKDRASVPASEVVITDIAFMPEPEIDPDTGEEIPLPEDFRPMYDVKDLSVSPDGMKLLFSMRAPEIEDADEEDQPTWNIWEYDLETEILRRIIESDIIAEEGQDIGPGYLADGRIIFSSNRQRRSRAVLLDENKPQFAALTEDGEAEAFVLHVMEENGLDIKQITFNQSHDLFPTQLNDGRIMFLRWDNYLNQKDRLSLYTANPNGSNVNIEYGFHSQNTGSNDSEGVFFKPRELDDGRIEITLRPRISERLGGDMVAIDTANFTELMIAATGTGASGPAQESIVGGEIVTDGSPSPAGYFSSAYPIEDGTGRLLVSWSPCQLSGYKLGIYVDDTLQLIGENGQFVSKNGDDTDTPVAVEMDEVGNYPCTPAALALDNIVLAEPVYGLWIFDPSTQTQAPVVLSQIDTMYTEALVMQARALPDYIPDPIPGVDFDQELADENVGVVHIHSVYDMDGTDISPNGIQATADPLQTTESQRPARFIRIVKAVSMADDDVVDFDNSAFGRAGRQMKDILGYVPIEPDGSAMFKVPADVAFTFSILNADGKRVSADGSGDIGPRHEYWMSLRAGEVRECSGCHADDATDTPHGRYNAEPVSINPGALAAANFPNTQLRDEFGTPHTPPEVGETMAQYYARVNGPRTPSMDLVDYSDWTEDGTRPKLASIDYSYADLSSSAPTECVTSWSSLCRTVINYLEHIHPIWEVDRSVRDPNDASIILSDNTCTSCHNTVDVNGAPMIPAGNFQLVLNGAQSADRDDYVNSYAHLLFGSLIQELDENGNLRNQTEQLVINGVPQFQMIQLVIDDVAQFEFLDGNGQTVPAPLDTTDPTLTPVLDVDGNPVPYMVQELDIDGNPIPVLVDTGNRNRSIMSPQGALSSDLFFDQFAPGGSHAGYLNGAELKLIAEWLDIGGQYYNNQFDAP is encoded by the coding sequence ATGAAAAAACAAGGTTTAATCTTTTTGGGTATTGCCAGCCTCGCGCTGTTGAGCGGCTGCGATGTAAGTAACAGCGGTGGCGGTGGCGAAAGCCAGGCCCCAGACCCAGTGGTAGTGGACTTTCCAATCGCATACATTGAACGCCCTTTGCCGCGCGATGAAGATGGCTTATTCGTTCCAAGCGACGTGCTTGATATAACCGCGTTTAATCCAGGCGCGCGCTTAATTTTTAAAGACCGAGCATCAGTGCCGGCGAGCGAAGTGGTAATTACCGATATAGCTTTTATGCCCGAACCCGAAATAGATCCAGATACCGGTGAAGAAATTCCGTTACCTGAAGATTTTCGACCGATGTACGATGTTAAAGATTTATCGGTAAGCCCCGATGGCATGAAATTATTATTCTCGATGCGCGCACCAGAAATTGAAGATGCCGACGAAGAAGATCAACCCACCTGGAATATTTGGGAATACGATTTAGAAACAGAAATTTTACGACGCATTATTGAATCGGACATTATCGCAGAAGAAGGACAGGACATCGGCCCTGGGTATCTCGCCGATGGCCGTATCATTTTTTCGTCAAACCGACAGCGACGTTCCCGCGCGGTTTTACTCGATGAAAATAAACCGCAATTTGCAGCACTTACCGAAGACGGCGAAGCTGAAGCTTTTGTACTGCATGTCATGGAAGAGAACGGCCTCGATATTAAACAGATTACATTTAATCAGAGCCACGATTTATTTCCAACGCAATTAAATGATGGCCGAATTATGTTTTTGCGTTGGGATAATTATTTAAACCAGAAAGATCGTTTGAGTTTGTACACAGCCAACCCCAACGGCAGTAATGTCAATATTGAATACGGCTTCCACAGTCAAAACACCGGATCAAACGACAGTGAAGGGGTATTTTTTAAACCCCGCGAACTCGATGATGGCCGCATTGAAATTACCTTAAGGCCGCGTATTAGTGAACGTCTTGGCGGCGACATGGTCGCCATCGATACTGCAAATTTCACCGAGTTAATGATCGCCGCAACAGGCACCGGCGCATCGGGCCCAGCACAAGAATCCATCGTGGGCGGTGAAATTGTTACCGACGGCTCACCCTCGCCGGCGGGCTACTTCAGTTCTGCTTACCCCATTGAAGATGGTACCGGGCGCTTGCTGGTCAGTTGGAGCCCCTGTCAATTGAGCGGTTACAAACTGGGTATTTATGTCGACGACACGCTGCAACTGATTGGCGAAAACGGCCAGTTCGTTTCTAAAAACGGCGACGATACCGACACTCCGGTGGCCGTAGAAATGGATGAAGTGGGCAACTACCCATGCACCCCGGCGGCTCTGGCACTCGATAATATCGTGTTGGCGGAACCGGTTTACGGCTTATGGATATTCGACCCAAGCACTCAAACACAAGCCCCTGTGGTGTTATCGCAAATCGACACCATGTATACCGAAGCATTGGTAATGCAGGCACGTGCCCTCCCAGACTATATTCCCGACCCCATCCCCGGCGTCGATTTCGATCAGGAGCTTGCCGATGAGAATGTCGGCGTGGTGCACATCCACAGCGTTTACGATATGGATGGCACCGATATTTCACCCAACGGTATTCAGGCCACTGCGGACCCCCTGCAAACAACCGAAAGCCAACGGCCTGCGCGTTTTATTCGGATTGTTAAAGCAGTGTCCATGGCGGATGATGATGTAGTGGATTTCGATAACAGCGCTTTCGGTCGCGCCGGCCGTCAAATGAAGGATATTTTGGGTTATGTGCCCATTGAACCGGACGGCTCTGCGATGTTTAAAGTTCCAGCGGATGTCGCATTCACCTTTTCGATTCTCAATGCAGACGGTAAACGCGTATCAGCAGACGGCAGTGGTGATATCGGGCCGCGCCACGAATACTGGATGTCATTACGCGCAGGCGAGGTACGTGAGTGTTCGGGCTGCCACGCCGACGATGCGACAGACACACCTCACGGCCGATACAACGCCGAACCGGTATCGATCAACCCCGGCGCTCTGGCAGCCGCCAACTTTCCCAATACGCAACTGCGCGATGAATTTGGCACACCTCATACTCCGCCCGAAGTGGGCGAGACCATGGCGCAATACTACGCCCGAGTAAATGGTCCCCGTACACCGAGCATGGATCTTGTCGACTACAGCGACTGGACGGAAGACGGAACACGTCCAAAGCTTGCCAGCATCGACTACAGCTACGCCGATTTGAGCAGTTCGGCACCCACGGAGTGCGTTACCAGTTGGAGCAGTTTGTGTCGCACCGTAATCAACTATTTAGAACATATCCATCCTATTTGGGAAGTCGATCGCAGTGTGCGCGACCCCAATGATGCCAGCATCATCCTGTCCGACAACACCTGTACCAGTTGCCATAATACTGTCGATGTTAACGGTGCACCGATGATTCCCGCTGGCAATTTCCAGTTGGTGTTAAATGGTGCGCAATCCGCCGATCGCGACGACTATGTAAATTCATATGCGCACCTGTTGTTCGGCAGCCTCATTCAGGAACTCGATGAAAACGGCAACCTCCGCAACCAAACCGAGCAATTGGTTATCAATGGTGTGCCACAATTCCAAATGATTCAATTGGTCATCGACGATGTCGCCCAGTTTGAATTTCTAGATGGTAATGGCCAAACCGTGCCCGCACCGCTGGACACTACCGACCCCACCCTGACACCGGTACTGGATGTCGACGGCAACCCCGTGCCCTATATGGTTCAGGAGCTGGATATAGACGGCAACCCGATTCCCGTCTTGGTGGATACAGGTAATCGCAATCGATCAATTATGTCGCCCCAAGGTGCATTAAGTTCTGACTTATTCTTCGACCAATTTGCCCCCGGCGGCAGCCACGCCGGCTATTTAAATGGCGCCGAACTCAAACTTATTGCAGAATGGCTGGATATCGGCGGACAGTACTACAATAATCAATTCGATGCTCCTTAA
- a CDS encoding concanavalin A-like lectin/glucanase superfamily protein yields the protein MKMQLNNITFEWRVAVRSLVAVAAINLAACSGGSGQKVEESPDFTRTDNNNTIQYTGPAPSTADVLNFKTSMWDKLASTERCGSCHVEGGTSPSFVRKDDINMAYGEANTVVDLEVPANSRIVQKVAGGHNCWGSDPQVCAEIITNYIEAWANASGTASNVIVLTAPPVITVADSKSFPADSGLFATTVYPLLEDYCASCHSEDSALQQQPYLGSADVDVAYDAARSKMNLDTPNSSRLVMRLGNEFHNCWNDCTANASEMSNAIAAFAAGIPVTEVDPNLVVSNALGLPDGIVASSGGRVESNVIALYEFKNDSLQTAFDTSGVDPALDLNLTGNVQRVGGWGIRINDGKAQGSTSSSEKLYDLIRATGEYSIEAWVVPDNVTQDGPARIVTYSGGSEIRNFTLGQTLYNYNFANRSSGSDGNGMPMLSTADADEILQATLQHVVVSYNTIDGMTVYVNGEQVASDPDMAGTNLNDWDDTFALAVGNEVDDEHLWQGVVRFLAIHNRSLTPEDVLTNFDVGVGEKFYLMFGVSDHMNFPQAYVVFQVEQFDSYSYLFNTPFFISLSDDMPSEDILIQGMRIGINGREAAIGQAYANLDLTINSSNYNPDVGTTLSPLGTVIELDKGPDNDQFFLTFDHIGTSNYNRTPPAPPAPPVPADLEEGQSDIGLRHFAEINATIARMTQTPATSTPASVTDVYNTVRQQLPVVESIDTFLAAHQAGIMQLSVAYCTALVNDTSRRATVFPGFNFGGSISQANADLIIDPLLAGLSASEVDVDGTPTLMSTQADPSEIKTDLYNLVNAMSSADTATTAIALCAATAGSSVMLIQ from the coding sequence ATGAAGATGCAATTGAACAACATCACTTTTGAATGGCGGGTTGCGGTACGCAGTCTGGTGGCCGTTGCGGCTATCAATCTCGCGGCCTGTAGCGGTGGTAGTGGTCAAAAAGTCGAAGAAAGCCCCGACTTTACCCGCACTGACAACAACAACACCATTCAATACACCGGCCCAGCCCCCAGCACGGCAGATGTTTTGAACTTTAAAACGTCCATGTGGGACAAGCTGGCGAGCACCGAGCGCTGCGGTTCGTGCCATGTGGAAGGTGGCACATCGCCCTCCTTTGTGCGCAAAGACGATATCAATATGGCCTATGGCGAGGCGAATACCGTTGTCGATCTCGAAGTGCCGGCCAATTCCCGTATCGTGCAAAAGGTGGCTGGCGGCCACAACTGCTGGGGCAGTGACCCTCAGGTGTGTGCCGAAATTATCACCAACTACATTGAGGCGTGGGCCAACGCTTCGGGAACAGCGAGTAACGTTATCGTGTTAACTGCGCCGCCGGTGATTACCGTTGCCGACAGTAAGAGTTTCCCGGCAGATAGCGGCTTATTTGCAACAACGGTATACCCGCTGTTAGAAGATTATTGTGCCTCCTGTCACTCGGAAGATTCTGCATTGCAACAACAGCCGTATTTGGGCAGTGCTGATGTGGATGTCGCCTACGACGCCGCACGCAGCAAAATGAACCTGGATACGCCGAATTCGTCACGCCTCGTTATGCGTCTTGGTAATGAATTCCACAACTGCTGGAACGACTGTACCGCCAACGCGTCTGAAATGAGCAATGCGATTGCGGCATTTGCCGCCGGCATTCCGGTCACAGAGGTCGATCCAAATCTGGTGGTAAGTAACGCTTTGGGCTTGCCCGACGGCATAGTCGCCAGCAGCGGCGGGCGCGTCGAATCCAATGTGATTGCGTTGTACGAGTTTAAAAATGACTCCCTGCAAACCGCGTTTGATACCTCAGGCGTCGACCCCGCTTTGGATTTGAATCTCACCGGTAACGTACAACGCGTTGGTGGCTGGGGTATTCGCATTAACGACGGTAAAGCTCAGGGTTCCACCAGTTCGAGTGAAAAGCTTTACGATTTGATTCGCGCTACCGGGGAATACTCCATTGAAGCCTGGGTGGTGCCCGATAACGTCACTCAGGATGGCCCAGCACGTATTGTTACCTATTCCGGCGGTTCTGAAATTCGCAACTTCACCCTTGGGCAAACGCTTTACAACTACAATTTCGCCAACCGCAGCTCCGGTTCAGATGGCAACGGTATGCCGATGTTGTCTACCGCAGATGCCGACGAAATTCTGCAGGCGACTCTGCAGCACGTGGTTGTGAGCTACAACACCATCGATGGTATGACGGTGTACGTGAATGGCGAACAGGTTGCTTCGGACCCCGACATGGCCGGCACCAATCTGAATGATTGGGACGATACGTTCGCACTGGCAGTGGGTAACGAAGTCGACGATGAACATCTCTGGCAGGGTGTGGTGCGCTTCCTGGCAATTCACAACCGTTCACTCACACCGGAGGATGTGCTTACCAACTTTGATGTGGGCGTCGGTGAGAAGTTTTACCTGATGTTTGGGGTATCAGACCACATGAACTTCCCGCAAGCTTATGTGGTCTTCCAGGTCGAGCAGTTCGACAGTTATAGCTACCTGTTTAACACGCCGTTCTTCATCAGCCTGAGCGACGACATGCCCTCTGAAGATATTCTGATCCAGGGTATGCGTATTGGTATAAATGGCCGCGAAGCCGCCATAGGTCAGGCATACGCCAATCTCGATCTCACCATTAACAGCAGCAACTACAACCCCGATGTGGGCACGACGTTATCGCCCCTGGGTACTGTGATTGAGTTGGACAAAGGACCGGATAACGATCAGTTTTTCCTCACCTTCGATCACATTGGCACGTCCAACTATAACCGCACGCCACCCGCGCCACCTGCACCGCCGGTGCCGGCCGATCTGGAGGAGGGTCAGTCGGATATTGGTCTGCGCCACTTTGCTGAGATTAATGCGACTATCGCACGTATGACGCAAACCCCGGCGACCAGCACTCCGGCGAGTGTCACTGATGTTTACAACACAGTACGCCAGCAGCTTCCGGTGGTGGAATCCATAGACACCTTCCTGGCAGCGCATCAGGCCGGCATCATGCAGTTGTCTGTTGCCTACTGTACCGCGCTGGTGAATGACACCTCGCGTCGTGCCACGGTGTTCCCGGGCTTTAACTTCGGCGGCTCGATTTCTCAAGCCAATGCCGATTTGATTATCGACCCATTGCTAGCGGGCCTTTCGGCCAGTGAAGTCGACGTGGACGGCACGCCGACCCTGATGTCGACGCAGGCAGACCCAAGCGAGATCAAGACCGATCTTTACAACCTGGTTAACGCAATGTCGTCAGCCGATACCGCAACCACAGCCATCGCATTGTGTGCCGCTACCGCGGGCAGCTCTGTGATGCTGATACAGTAA
- a CDS encoding homoprotocatechuate degradation regulator HpaR, whose protein sequence is MTVSHDNLPLLLLKARESSVACIRPVLSDAGLTEQQWRVLRTLAGAGEMNAQDLASNSCILSPSLSRILARLEADKIIIRKVDSADQRALNLKLSAKGKRLHDRLAPKVEKQYQQLVKDAGKDTVLKLANLLEKFAVATNPVAEN, encoded by the coding sequence ATGACGGTTTCACACGATAATCTCCCGCTCCTTTTGTTGAAAGCCCGTGAAAGTTCAGTGGCTTGTATTCGACCGGTTCTGAGCGATGCTGGCCTGACCGAGCAGCAGTGGCGGGTGCTGCGTACCTTGGCTGGCGCCGGCGAGATGAATGCGCAAGACCTGGCCAGCAATAGTTGCATTCTCAGCCCGAGTCTTTCGCGTATTTTGGCGCGCCTTGAAGCCGATAAGATTATCATTCGAAAAGTTGACTCAGCCGACCAGCGTGCTCTCAATCTAAAACTGAGCGCTAAAGGCAAACGCTTGCACGACCGTCTCGCCCCAAAAGTTGAAAAACAGTATCAACAGCTTGTTAAAGATGCTGGTAAAGATACGGTATTAAAATTAGCCAATTTGCTCGAAAAGTTTGCAGTTGCTACTAACCCCGTCGCCGAGAACTAA
- a CDS encoding AraC-like DNA-binding protein, with product MSSTTLTSWALLIWKTLQEKGEDPRPFFKKAELDVKKLGDGSARYPAEKIYRLWHSLEVLDDPYLGLSVGQNWNPTTFHALGFAWLACDSLAHAMHRLTRYSRLVNNSLYSSFNSYQGNYLFEITTSENPKNIHPFGADAGAAAILKMTRMLCGESFSPMEVHAVRGPDVALRRLEDMYRCPIVYNSTTPGWIINRMDAEQHIASGNSELARINEQIADKALLRLDKQNISGRIKQKIIEMLPSGEVDEEKIAADLGLSVRTMQRKLNDEQLSFSKMVADIRESLAKHYINEAHLSLSEISYLLGFAEQASFTRAFKRWTGKSPSLYRKQAANTIAA from the coding sequence ATGAGTTCGACGACGCTGACCTCCTGGGCCTTGCTGATATGGAAAACACTGCAGGAAAAGGGCGAAGATCCTCGCCCCTTTTTCAAGAAAGCAGAGCTCGATGTGAAAAAACTCGGCGACGGTAGCGCACGTTACCCCGCTGAAAAAATATACCGTCTGTGGCACTCGCTAGAGGTATTGGACGACCCTTATCTCGGACTCTCTGTGGGTCAAAACTGGAACCCGACAACCTTTCATGCACTGGGTTTCGCTTGGCTGGCATGCGACTCTCTGGCTCACGCCATGCACCGGTTAACCCGCTATAGCCGTCTCGTCAACAACTCCCTGTATTCATCCTTCAATAGTTACCAGGGTAATTATTTGTTCGAAATCACCACCAGTGAAAACCCTAAAAATATTCATCCTTTTGGTGCCGATGCCGGTGCCGCAGCCATACTTAAAATGACACGCATGCTGTGTGGCGAGAGCTTTTCACCCATGGAGGTTCACGCAGTGCGCGGCCCTGATGTGGCACTGCGCAGACTGGAAGATATGTACCGCTGCCCGATAGTTTACAACAGCACGACTCCCGGCTGGATTATCAATCGCATGGATGCCGAGCAGCACATCGCCAGCGGCAATAGCGAATTAGCGCGCATTAACGAGCAAATTGCGGACAAGGCCTTACTGCGTCTCGACAAGCAAAATATCAGCGGTCGGATAAAACAAAAAATAATTGAAATGTTGCCTTCCGGAGAAGTGGACGAAGAAAAAATCGCGGCAGATTTGGGTTTAAGCGTACGCACTATGCAGCGCAAACTAAACGATGAACAATTGAGTTTTTCAAAAATGGTGGCGGATATTCGCGAATCGCTTGCCAAGCATTATATTAACGAGGCGCACCTGTCTCTTAGTGAAATCAGCTACCTTTTAGGCTTTGCTGAGCAGGCCAGTTTTACGCGAGCATTTAAACGCTGGACGGGAAAAAGCCCGAGCCTGTATCGCAAGCAAGCGGCAAATACCATTGCCGCTTAG
- a CDS encoding UDP-3-O-[3-hydroxymyristoyl] N-acetylglucosamine deacetylase gives MSDKSPITGMSYYQHTLADTFTCVGRGLHTGLRVVMSVTPAEANTGYVFVRRDVESCKAEVPARWYMVTDTHLSTTISNNMGVRVSTIEHLTAALHACGVDNARIVLDAPEVPIMDGSAYPFVEIIQKIGLQQQNQERRAILLKQPVYVSDDLSSASLEPAPTPWVDIEIDFESEVIGKQRLSLPISESVFAEEISPARTFGFEEQVETLRELGFAKGSSIKNAILISNSQVVNQEGLRFVDEFVRHKFLDAVGDLSLAGAVIIGQFNGNRSGHAVNNQLLRELMTNENTRAYTTLRQADMYWSNELARAAMKYDSAASEVRPAALFNKA, from the coding sequence ATGTCAGACAAATCACCTATTACCGGAATGTCCTACTATCAACATACACTTGCAGATACATTCACTTGTGTCGGCCGAGGTCTGCATACAGGTTTACGTGTGGTGATGAGCGTGACACCCGCCGAAGCAAATACCGGTTATGTGTTCGTGCGTCGCGATGTTGAATCGTGCAAAGCTGAAGTGCCAGCGCGCTGGTACATGGTTACCGACACACATTTATCGACCACTATTTCCAACAATATGGGAGTGCGAGTTAGTACCATCGAGCATCTCACAGCGGCATTACATGCCTGCGGTGTGGACAACGCCCGCATTGTGCTGGATGCGCCCGAAGTACCAATTATGGACGGCAGTGCTTACCCCTTTGTTGAAATTATTCAGAAAATTGGCTTGCAGCAACAAAACCAAGAACGCCGTGCGATTTTGTTAAAGCAGCCGGTTTATGTTAGTGACGATCTGAGCAGTGCGTCTCTCGAGCCAGCGCCAACCCCCTGGGTTGACATTGAAATCGATTTTGAGTCAGAAGTCATCGGAAAACAACGCCTGTCGTTACCGATCAGCGAAAGTGTTTTCGCTGAAGAAATCAGCCCTGCTCGTACTTTTGGTTTTGAAGAGCAGGTAGAAACGCTCAGAGAGTTGGGGTTTGCAAAGGGCAGTTCGATTAAAAACGCGATATTAATCTCCAACTCACAAGTGGTGAATCAGGAAGGCTTGCGCTTTGTGGACGAGTTTGTACGGCACAAGTTTCTCGATGCCGTTGGTGATCTCTCTCTTGCTGGAGCCGTTATTATTGGTCAATTTAACGGCAATCGCTCAGGGCATGCAGTGAACAATCAGTTGCTGCGTGAGTTGATGACCAACGAAAACACCCGTGCTTATACCACCTTGCGACAGGCTGATATGTATTGGTCGAATGAATTGGCGCGGGCAGCCATGAAGTATGATAGTGCTGCAAGCGAAGTTCGCCCGGCGGCGTTGTTCAATAAAGCGTAG